The proteins below are encoded in one region of Streptomyces ficellus:
- a CDS encoding multidrug effflux MFS transporter: MPESGPSTPGHIPAERPEAAAPSPGKVPAPAQAPAGGGTPPGTATGTTASSGASTGTGTTTGTGTVPGAGGAAARRAGLLVTLVLGGLTALPPLSMDMYLPALPEVTRALSAPAATIQLTLTACLAGMALGQLVVGPMSDKWGRRRPLLVGMLVYVAATAVCALAPSPELLIAFRLLQGLAGAAGIVIARAVVRDLYDGVEMARFFSTLMLISGVAPIVAPLIGAQILRVTDWRGVFSALTLVGVLLTLVVWKWLGETLPPARRHGGGVGEALRTMRGLLADRVFSGYMLAGGLAFAVLFAYISASPFVVQEIYGASPQTFSLLFGINSVGLVAVGQINGKLLVGRVSLDKVLGFGLTVIALAAGALLLMTSGVFGEVGLVPVAAGLFVLMSAMGLAMPNTNAQALMRTPHAAGSASALLGTTSFLIGAVASPLVGIAGEATAVPMAVVQLACALGAVACFLGLCRPWQQARQERRPRPA; this comes from the coding sequence ATGCCGGAGAGCGGCCCCAGCACGCCAGGACACATACCGGCCGAGCGCCCGGAGGCCGCCGCCCCGTCGCCCGGCAAGGTCCCGGCCCCGGCCCAAGCCCCCGCCGGCGGGGGCACGCCTCCGGGCACGGCCACCGGCACGACGGCCTCAAGCGGCGCGAGCACCGGCACCGGCACGACCACCGGCACCGGCACGGTCCCGGGCGCGGGCGGGGCCGCCGCGCGGCGGGCGGGCCTCCTGGTCACGCTCGTCCTCGGTGGGCTCACCGCCCTTCCGCCCCTGTCCATGGACATGTACCTGCCGGCCCTGCCCGAGGTCACCCGGGCGCTCTCCGCACCCGCCGCCACCATCCAGCTGACCCTCACGGCCTGCCTCGCCGGCATGGCGCTCGGCCAGCTCGTCGTCGGCCCGATGAGCGACAAGTGGGGCCGCCGCCGGCCCCTGCTCGTCGGCATGCTCGTCTACGTCGCCGCCACCGCGGTCTGCGCCCTCGCCCCGAGCCCCGAACTGCTCATCGCCTTCCGGCTGCTCCAGGGCCTCGCGGGCGCGGCGGGCATTGTGATCGCCCGGGCGGTGGTGCGGGATTTGTACGACGGCGTGGAGATGGCCCGGTTCTTCTCCACCCTCATGCTGATCTCCGGGGTCGCCCCGATCGTCGCCCCGCTCATCGGCGCCCAGATCCTGCGGGTCACCGACTGGCGGGGCGTCTTCTCCGCCCTCACCCTGGTCGGCGTCCTGCTCACCCTCGTCGTCTGGAAGTGGCTCGGTGAGACGCTCCCGCCCGCCCGGCGGCACGGCGGCGGGGTCGGCGAGGCGCTGCGGACGATGCGCGGACTGCTCGCCGACCGGGTGTTCTCCGGCTACATGCTCGCGGGCGGGCTCGCGTTCGCCGTCCTCTTCGCCTACATCAGCGCCAGCCCGTTCGTGGTGCAGGAGATCTACGGGGCTTCGCCCCAGACCTTCAGCCTGCTGTTCGGGATCAACTCGGTCGGGCTCGTCGCGGTCGGCCAGATCAACGGCAAACTGCTGGTGGGCCGGGTCAGCCTCGACAAGGTGCTGGGCTTCGGGCTCACGGTGATCGCCCTCGCGGCCGGTGCGCTGCTGCTGATGACGAGCGGCGTGTTCGGCGAGGTGGGGCTGGTGCCGGTCGCCGCCGGACTGTTCGTGCTGATGTCGGCCATGGGTCTCGCGATGCCCAACACCAACGCCCAGGCGCTGATGCGCACCCCGCACGCGGCCGGTTCCGCCTCGGCGCTGCTCGGGACGACCTCGTTCCTGATCGGCGCGGTCGCCTCCCCGCTCGTGGGCATCGCGGGCGAGGCGACGGCGGTTCCGATGGCCGTCGTCCAACTGGCGTGCGCGCTGGGCGCCGTCGCCTGCTTCCTGGGCCTGTGCCGCCCGTGGCAGCAGGCCCGGCAGGAACGCCGGCCGCGCCCCGCGTAA